The following proteins are encoded in a genomic region of Liolophura sinensis isolate JHLJ2023 chromosome 7, CUHK_Ljap_v2, whole genome shotgun sequence:
- the LOC135469990 gene encoding regulator of G-protein signaling 17-like isoform X2, with the protein MSVRMRRQSSNTSGENDIRLRNNRSGSHVQQESPPSSPSNTNDRGSRACCFCWCCCCSSSCLTVKNGDEGPESSKALGPINEKDDPPTLEDIKMWGESFEKLMKSNGRKVFREFLRSEYSEENMLFWLACEELKKEENPEVVEEKARLIYEDYISILSPKEVSLDSRVREVINRNMVDPTPHTFDEAQLQIFTLMHRDSYPRFLNSQIYKKLLQQCS; encoded by the exons ATGAGCGTGAGGATGCGACGCCAGTCCTCCAATACTTCAGGGGAGAACGACATAAGGCTACGAAATAACCGGTCGGGCAGTCATGTCCAGCAGGAGAGTCCACCCTCCTCCCCCTCCAACACCAATGACCGAGGGTCCCGTGCCTGCTGCTTTTgttggtgctgttgttgttcttcTTCATG CCTTACAGTCAAAAATGGCGACGAAGGACCCGAAAGTTCAAAGGCTTTAGGACCAATTAATGAAAAGGATGATCC ACCCACGCTAGAGGATATCAAGATGTGGGGAGAGTCCTTTGAAAAACTCATGAAGAGTAATG GTCGAAAAGTCTTTAGGGAATTTCTACGATCAGAATATAGCGAAGAAAATATGCTGTTCTGGCTAGCATGTGAAGAACTTAAGAAAGAAGAAAACCCTGAGGTTGTAGAAGAAAAGGCCAGATTAATATATGAAGATTACATATCTATACTTTCTCCTAAGGAG GTTAGTTTAGATTCAAGAGTTCGGGAAGTTATCAACAGAAATATGGTGGACCCAACACCTCATACATTCGACGAAGCACAGCTGCAAATATTCACCTTAATGCATCGCGATTCCTACCCTCGATTCTTGAACTCACAAATCTACAAGAAATTACTACAACAGTGCTCATGA
- the LOC135469990 gene encoding regulator of G-protein signaling 17-like isoform X1 encodes MMRWLANLQMSVRMRRQSSNTSGENDIRLRNNRSGSHVQQESPPSSPSNTNDRGSRACCFCWCCCCSSSCLTVKNGDEGPESSKALGPINEKDDPPTLEDIKMWGESFEKLMKSNGRKVFREFLRSEYSEENMLFWLACEELKKEENPEVVEEKARLIYEDYISILSPKEVSLDSRVREVINRNMVDPTPHTFDEAQLQIFTLMHRDSYPRFLNSQIYKKLLQQCS; translated from the exons ATGATGCGCTGGCTAGCCAATCTTCAG ATGAGCGTGAGGATGCGACGCCAGTCCTCCAATACTTCAGGGGAGAACGACATAAGGCTACGAAATAACCGGTCGGGCAGTCATGTCCAGCAGGAGAGTCCACCCTCCTCCCCCTCCAACACCAATGACCGAGGGTCCCGTGCCTGCTGCTTTTgttggtgctgttgttgttcttcTTCATG CCTTACAGTCAAAAATGGCGACGAAGGACCCGAAAGTTCAAAGGCTTTAGGACCAATTAATGAAAAGGATGATCC ACCCACGCTAGAGGATATCAAGATGTGGGGAGAGTCCTTTGAAAAACTCATGAAGAGTAATG GTCGAAAAGTCTTTAGGGAATTTCTACGATCAGAATATAGCGAAGAAAATATGCTGTTCTGGCTAGCATGTGAAGAACTTAAGAAAGAAGAAAACCCTGAGGTTGTAGAAGAAAAGGCCAGATTAATATATGAAGATTACATATCTATACTTTCTCCTAAGGAG GTTAGTTTAGATTCAAGAGTTCGGGAAGTTATCAACAGAAATATGGTGGACCCAACACCTCATACATTCGACGAAGCACAGCTGCAAATATTCACCTTAATGCATCGCGATTCCTACCCTCGATTCTTGAACTCACAAATCTACAAGAAATTACTACAACAGTGCTCATGA